The Malus domestica chromosome 10, GDT2T_hap1 nucleotide sequence gacaaggctactagttcttCGAAGTTCACAAATTGTTGGCCTTAGTCTCGGTAATTATATTCGTGAGAGTGTAAGTATACTGAAATGGTACCAAATTGTACGAACACAAATACTCGAAAGAGATAAATGTCTTGattgtaaatgtggttcggctgttagaatgtcgaactctaaaatgtacttgagaatatccaatcataaaactcggctttcaatgtgccgagcctagtAACCTAGTAAGagctcactttgccgagaaggttGAGATGACCTTTACCAACAAGGACTCGAAAATCGTTGTCGACCGAGACTTGAataaataaccagtcggcctctaAGCAGTGCtgtctatccaaactgaaggtgctccttgGTTGGTTGGTTCTATGGCTTCAGTGTtgtctatccaaactgaagatgtcaccggttgccttcatagtgctgtttatccaaactgaatatGTGTTGGCGAGAagaaaagggaagaagaaaaattcTTAGGGTTGTTGAGAAactttgcgcagggcaatttgtgtgttgatttgaagGGGGTTGAATGATGCATTCccttctctatttatagcagTGCACCCCCTTCATGGCCGAACTAGAACTGCactcggattagaactccttAACCCAATCTGATTAGGTTTCGGCCAATCCTAACCCCAATAGGACTTTGAACCAAGCTCCTTAACGATCCAGGTTCATCTCCTAATTTTAAGCATCTTCAGCCTTAAGACTCCTTGTTGCACTAGGGTTCGACTACCTCATCCTTGTCTAATCCTCCTCGCAACAGGATTCAGCCGACCTTGACTGGACAACTCATGATATGATTCTAGATGAATACTACTGGGTCGAGAATAATTCCAGGCTCggcccaaaatattattttgggcccaaacaggtatatacatatatcactTGCCACATAAGATGATATacaaatatggtacaaaaatgTGGTTTCTCTAACACTTTCCTTCTTTatcacaaactaaacaaaaagaatataGTTCCAAACTAGCCTTGTTTCTCTTGACAATTTCATATGTGGTTCAATATCCTAGCGGAAGGATATTGGATTTACAGTTTTCCACCCTTGCTTCCCTAAAATAACCCTTCCCACTcctattaataataataataataataataataataataaagttttataaaaaaaaaattgacaaaatttttatttttttttatttttttttaactcttaATGGAAAGTGCCTTTCTTGACAACAAGCATCTTAGGATTCATAATAGTTAAAGGCAAATCCCTCCTAAAAGTAACCTTACTCcgattattaataaatttttctcTCCTAATTAATATAAACCTTAATTTTGGAAGAATTGTTTTACAAATGATCATATAGGACAAATCCCTTTAGACGAACCTTAAATCAGTTGATTCGTCAGATCAAATAAGAAACATTTTGACGCTCAGAATAATGGATACGTGAACCAACGGAATTAAGTAAATGAGGATTCTTTTTCTATATTAAAGAAGCTATGAATATTGCTAAAATCTCCATTTACATGCATTATCCGATCTGGGGAGACAATAATTCTCCCTCCTCaatcgaaaaaaaaatgtgtaaatATTCCTTTGCACAAAATTGTGTGACAATCACAGAGTTCATGTAATTGTTCTCCATTATCCAATCTCATAATGCTTTCAAGCTAGAAATAAGATCAAGGAAGGCATCTTGTCTGCAGGGAATTGTCAGACCGCCCATTGGGTGATCAAATCCGAATTCTTCTTCAGCCGCACTTAGCAAGTCTTGAAATGCAGGCTGGTTGAGGATTGATATAGGAACAACAAACCGCTGTTTCTCACTCTCGCCAACATAAACTGGAAAATAACCTTTTGGGACATCAGCTAAATTATTCGAAGCTCCTTGACTTGAATTTGAAAGAGAACGCTGAAGAAGTTTCTTGGCAGGAATTACAGATGGAAGACGGAATCCCATTGTTGTAAATCGTGATAGTAAAGACTAGTAGTCGAGTTTATAAAAACTTGAAGAAGAAAGGAGTTTGTGGAACAACTATACTTGAGAAGTTGTAGATTTATTATTTGGTCATTAACCACTGCATTCATATGGTATTTATAGTTGACAAGCCTTGTAGAATATCCTCTACTGAAGAAAATATATGGTGAAGACAATCCGGATGGGGTATAGAAGGGAACAAGAGCTCATGAGGGATCACATGGTTTTGTCTTCCCATCAAGCCTTTGAGTAAAATATGTGGATCAAATTTATTATTTCTCTTTCCATCACATATTTTTGTTTGTTAGGCAGATATGAAGTGTCAATCACTACCAATTACGAGTCTTGGTGATGAAATGGAAGACAGACGCATGTGAACTTCGATCAAATGCTAATGTCTCTTACCAATCCCAATTCAATTGCCTCAAGACCACTCACACAAACTACTTGAGATATCGCCACATCGCCTTTTGTCTGTTTGGACATGAAAAACAAGAAGTAAAGTTAGAACCTGGTTTCGGAAACTTGCATTTCTGTCTCTGAATTTTTAGGTGTATACTTATCCTTCCAAAAGGATTCAGATATTTATTTTAGGTTTAGCCTGAATGCCTAAGTAGTTATATAGGCAAGTCCATGTGATTTTGCTTGAGATGATGTTGCTTCATTGGGTCCATCCTGATGGCTTAACACCAACATTTAGAATTTGGATATGGTCATCCCATGGGTGCTATCACAATTCCAGCAATGAAGTAGGTCTTGACTGTTGGATTGATTATTCATTGAATGGTGAAAAATATCACATCTTCTGATGGTAGAGGCTTTTCATAATTCATGAGCTACAACTTCAAACCGCTTGAGAGTTATAaacaattttattataaatcccattactcaaatgtaattagttGTTTTGCAAAGATAGTTGAGAATGTGTACTTTTCCTTCTCttgttcattttcattttctatttaaaaatttttttttgtaactatTTGCTGAAAAATACAAATCTCTAAAATATGTAGAGCATACAACAATACCCAGATCAAAATACTTAATTGAAGTGAAAACTGTTGGAAGTTCAAATCAAATACAGTAGCTGAAAGTAGTAAAACACTTTTTAGAAATTGTTGGAACACTTTTCAGAAAGTGGTGAAACTATTTTTTGAAAagctgcatgtgtgtgtgcgcaTCAAAAGTAGACCTGACATTCGTGttgtgttttccgtgttcgtgtcgttttcgtgtcatacctgatatcttaacgggccgtgttgtgtaacacccgttaaaataaatgggtaaaatgacccgacccgaaatcgacccgataatattaacaggtaatatgacctgacccgttacccgttaaggaaaatatattttaaaccaataaataatcaaatgaaaaacataatactaaataagtatatacattccatattatcacattcaaaacataaaaacgcaattttgttttaagtatattttcgcttacctaaagtctttaatagtttttaattaatgtagaagtgtaaaaaaatatagaaaaaaatatataaacactcgtaatgacaagctttataactttcatgaagagcttaacttcgaaattcgccactataatcatataaatcatagatcaaaatttaaccattgattattgtttacatttatgcttcattgttctcatcaaatttcatttttttagattttcttttttgaaaacatgatctattagagggtgcaggtagatgaacggtttggattgttgatattatttttaaagttttacggttagtgaaaatattgcttgatgtttataaagtttttacaaattatatgacattgactcatatttcagttaactgtaaatatcgaaacgtgatatcatcttcttacatccgccagatgatcatgttttcaaaaaataaaattttaaaaattaattcagtaagaagaataaagcgtaaatgacaatcgacggttaaataaatttaaggtttcactactacaaaattatctattgcTGGTGGTTCAGCTTCAATCATTAAGAGCAGATTTTGAGGTTGCTCATATGAAAGAAGGAGAAAACATTTCAGATTACTATTCTCGACTACTTGTAATTGTGAATCAAATGAAAAGGAATGGCAAAAGGCTTGACGATGTTCGTGTCATGGAGAAAATCCTTCGGTCACTCACATCTAACTTTGAGCATGTGGTGATTGCCATTGAGGAATCCAAGAATTTGGAGACGATGAGTGCAGAGGAATTGTTAGGATCCCTTATAGTTCATGAACAACATATTCAGAATAATGCAAGCCTCACAACGCTAGAGCAAGCTTTGGAGTCAAAGTTGAATATTGACAAACCAAATGGAGGTTGTGGACAGTGGAATTCGCGTCGTGGAAGCTCATCCAACCGTAGCCGAGGACGAGGACGAGGCCGAGGAAGAGGTTGAGGCTATGCACAAAACCGAGGTCAATCTCAAGAGTGGAGATCTACTCGAGGAAAGACGCATATCCAGTGTCATAATTGCAAGCAATATGGATTATGCCAATGAATGTTCATATAAAAATGTTGAGCATGTCAACATGGCAGAATCAAGTGGAAATGCTAGTGAGGAATTTACAATCTTACTAGCACACCATGATATCAGTAGCCAACAAGATGTTTGGTATTTGGACTCTAGTCCAAGCAACCACATGTGTGGAAAGAAAGAGTTTTTTACCGAACTAAAAGATGGGCCTTATGAATTTGTGAGTCTTGGTGACTCCTTAAAGTTGCAGTTGAAGGCAAAGGAAAGATCAAAATCATCCAGAAGGATGGTAGAGAAGAATACATCTCTGATACCTACTACATACTAGGTATGAAGAGCAACATTCTGAGCATTGGTCAACTGTTCCAGAAAGGGTAAGTTATACATATGGAGAATATGCTTCTCACTCTCAAGAATGCAAGGAGAAAGCTTATTTCACGTGTTCAAATGTCAAAGAACCGTATGTTcccgttgaagttgaacataAAGATTGGAAGCTGCAACATTGGTGTGATGGAAGATGAGTCATGAAAATGGCATCTTCGGTTTGGCCATCTTCATTTCAATGGCCTAAAGTTATTGTCAAGTGGAGAAATGGTTCGTGGTCTACCCCAGATTGAAGCCACACACCAAgtatgtgaaggttgtgtgCTTGGCAAACAAGCACAACTATCGTTCCTTGTTGGTGATACATGGAGAGCAAAGGCACCACTGCAGGTAGTGCACACGGATATATGTGGTCTGTTGGATCCTATGTCCTATGGAGGTAATAGGTATTTTATtaccttcattgatgattttagtaggAAGACTTGGGTTTATTTTCTCAAGGAGAAGTCGGCTGCCCTAAGAGTCTTCAAGGAGTTTAAGACACTCATAGAAGTTGAAAGTAACCACAAGCTTGTCGCTGTGAGATCAGATAGAGGTGGAGAGTACACCTCCaatgctttccaagcatattgCAAGGAGTAAGGAATTAGACATCAACTGACTGCTGCCTATACCCCATAACAAAATGGGATAGCCGAAAGAAAGAATTGAACCATTCTTGACATGACAAGGTCTATGCTTAAAATGAAAAATTGGCTAAAAGAATTGTGGGCAGAAGCTGTAGCTTGTTCGATTTATTTGTTGAATCCATGTCCAACAAAAAGTGTCAAGAAGATGACACCACAAGAGGCTTGGAGTGGATACAAGCCGAATGCTGCACACCTAAGAATTTTTGGGTGTGTTGCATATGCTCAAGTTCCAGAAGCCAAGAGGAGGAAGCTtgatgatgtgaaaaatgtgtgTTTGTAAACTATCGTGAAGAGTCCAAGGCATACAAACTCTACAACCCACTAACTAGCAAACTAGTGGTTAGTAGAGATGACATCTTCAGTGAGGAAGAGGCATGGAAGTGGAACAACAAAGAAGTCAGTAAAGAGAATATCGTCTCCCCTGATTTTGAAGAACTAAAAGTTGTACCACCAGTCGAGCAACAACCTGCTCAaacaatcacaacaacttcATTGCACAGACATGCAAGGAGTGACCCTATATCCAGTGAAGAAAGCAGCTCCTCAACTTTAGTGAGGCTAAGAAGTCTCACCGAGATATatggacaagaagaagaagaagaaaccaacCTTTTCTGCTTGTATACAGACCACGAGCCTCTCTCATTCAATGAAGCTGTGGAAGAAGATCGTTGGAGAatagccatggaggaagaaatcCATGCCATCGAGAAGAATGACACTTGGGAGTTGACAAAGCTCCCACCAAATCATAAGGCTATTGGTGTCAAGTGGGTGTATAAGATCAAACACACTGTAGATGGGAGTGCGGATCGGTACAAATCAAGGCTCGTAGCGAAGGGCAACAAACAAAAGTATGGAGTGGACTATGATGAAGTCTATGCTCCAGTTGCAAGACTTGACATGGTAAGATTGCTAATCTCTCTTGCCGCACACCATAAATGGAAAATTTATTAACTAGATGTCAAGTTAGCCTTCCTTAATGGAGTACTTGAGGAAGAAGTGTACGTGGAACAACCAGAAGGCTTCCAagtacaaggagaagaagaaaaggtgtATCATTTGAAGAAGGCTTTGTATGGCctcaagcaagcaccacgagCTTGGAACTCAAGGATTGATAACTACTTTCACCAAAATGGATTTCAGAAATGTCCATACGAGCATTCAGTTTACATGAAGAATGGTACAAAATGGGAGTTCTTAATTATTTGTCTCTATGTAGATGACTTGTTGTTTACAGGAAACAATGAAGCAATGTTCCATGAGTTCAAGCAATCCATGTTCAGTGAATTTGAGATGACTGACAATGGATTAATGTCATACTTTCTTGGCATAGAGGTGAAGCAAGAAAGTGATGGTATCTACATCTCTCAACAAGAGTACATGAGAGACATATTGGAGAAGTTTAATATGGACAAGTGCAATGCTGTCAACATTCCAGTTACAACTGGATTAAAAGCTATCTAAAGGAGGAGAAGGTGAGTTTGTAAACTCAACCGTGTACAAAAGCTTGGTTGGAAGCCTAATGTACCTTACAATCACAAGACCTGATATAGTTTATGGCGTTGGACTCATGAGTCGGTACATGGAAACACCAAGGGAGTCTCATTTGTTGGCCGCCAAGAGAATTTTGAGGTACATAAGGGGTACTCTAAACTATGgtctgttttataattttggtgaagatgcaaaattattttgttattCAGATAGTGATTGGGGAGGGAGGTACCAAGATGAAAGGAAAAGCACAACTGGCTATGTGTTTTTTTCTAGGATCAACAACTTTCTCATGGATTTCAAAGAAGCAATCAATTATTACTTTGTCATCGTGTGAAGCCGAAT carries:
- the LOC103408279 gene encoding auxin-induced protein 15A-like; its protein translation is MGFRLPSVIPAKKLLQRSLSNSSQGASNNLADVPKGYFPVYVGESEKQRFVVPISILNQPAFQDLLSAAEEEFGFDHPMGGLTIPCRQDAFLDLISSLKAL